From one Enterobacter kobei genomic stretch:
- the araC gene encoding arabinose operon transcriptional regulator AraC: MAEPQNDPLLPGYSFNAHLVAGLTPIEADGYLDFFVDRPLGMKGYILNLTVRGEGIIDNNGKQFVCRPGDILLFPPGEVHHYGRHPDAREWYHQWVYFRPRAYWHEWLAWPTIFGQTGIFRPDEAHQAAFSELFDQIIHAGQSAGRYAELLAINLLEQVLLRRMEAINESLHPPLDNRVRDACQYISDHLADSHFDIASVAQHVCLSPSRLSHLFRQQLGVSVLSWREDQRISQAKLLLSTTRMPIASVGRNVGFEDQLYFSRVFKKCTGASPSEFRAGCE; the protein is encoded by the coding sequence ATGGCTGAACCGCAAAACGATCCGCTGCTGCCTGGCTACTCTTTCAATGCGCATCTGGTGGCAGGATTAACGCCGATTGAAGCCGACGGCTACCTGGATTTTTTCGTTGACCGCCCGCTGGGCATGAAGGGCTATATCCTCAATCTGACGGTGCGCGGCGAGGGGATCATCGACAACAACGGTAAACAGTTTGTCTGCCGTCCTGGCGACATTCTGCTGTTCCCGCCTGGCGAGGTGCACCATTACGGTCGGCACCCCGATGCGCGGGAGTGGTATCACCAGTGGGTCTATTTTCGTCCGCGCGCCTACTGGCATGAATGGCTGGCGTGGCCGACGATTTTCGGTCAGACCGGGATTTTTCGACCCGACGAGGCGCATCAGGCAGCGTTCAGCGAGCTGTTTGACCAGATTATCCATGCCGGGCAGAGCGCCGGACGCTACGCCGAGCTGCTGGCGATTAACCTGCTGGAGCAGGTGCTTCTGCGCCGCATGGAAGCCATCAATGAATCCCTGCATCCGCCGCTGGATAACCGCGTGCGCGATGCCTGCCAGTACATCAGCGATCACCTTGCCGACAGCCACTTCGACATTGCCAGCGTCGCTCAGCATGTTTGCCTGTCTCCGTCGCGATTGTCGCACCTGTTCCGCCAGCAACTGGGCGTCAGCGTGCTGAGCTGGCGCGAGGATCAGCGCATCAGCCAGGCCAAACTGTTGCTCAGCACCACGCGGATGCCTATCGCCAGCGTCGGGCGCAACGTCGGCTTTGAAGATCAGCTCTATTTTTCCCGCGTTTTTAAAAAATGTACCGGTGCCAGCCCAAGCGAATTTCGTGCCGGATGTGAATGA
- a CDS encoding DedA family protein — translation MQAFLEHFITQSAAYSLIAIALVAFFESLALVGLILPGTVMMAGLGALIGSGEVNFWYAWLAGIVGCLLGDWISFWLGWRFKKPLHRWSFLKKNKALLDKTEHALHQHSMFTILVGRFVGPTRPLVPMVAGMLDLPVVKFILPNIIGCVFWPPFYFLPGILAGAAIDIPADEQSGGFKWLLLLAAVLLWLAAWMCWRLWRSTKASSDKLTRYLPRARLLWVAPLLLGVAVVATVVVIRHPLMPVYVDILGKVVSGH, via the coding sequence ATGCAGGCATTTTTGGAACATTTTATTACGCAGTCGGCGGCGTATTCCCTCATCGCCATTGCGCTGGTGGCTTTTTTTGAGTCGCTGGCGTTAGTCGGGCTGATTTTACCCGGCACGGTGATGATGGCGGGGCTTGGGGCGCTGATTGGCAGCGGCGAGGTCAATTTCTGGTATGCATGGCTGGCGGGTATCGTCGGCTGTCTGCTGGGTGACTGGATCTCCTTCTGGCTCGGCTGGCGCTTTAAAAAGCCGCTGCATCGCTGGTCTTTTTTAAAGAAAAACAAAGCGCTGCTGGATAAAACCGAGCATGCGCTGCATCAGCACAGCATGTTTACCATTCTCGTCGGGCGTTTTGTCGGTCCTACCCGGCCACTGGTACCGATGGTGGCGGGGATGCTGGATCTGCCGGTGGTGAAATTTATCCTGCCCAATATTATCGGCTGCGTGTTCTGGCCGCCGTTCTACTTTTTGCCGGGTATTCTGGCAGGCGCAGCCATTGATATTCCCGCTGATGAACAGAGCGGCGGCTTTAAATGGCTGCTGTTGCTGGCTGCGGTGTTGCTGTGGCTGGCAGCATGGATGTGCTGGCGACTGTGGCGCAGTACGAAAGCCAGTTCCGACAAGCTGACGCGCTATCTGCCGCGCGCCCGTCTGCTGTGGGTAGCACCGCTGCTGCTCGGGGTGGCGGTAGTGGCGACCGTGGTGGTGATCCGTCATCCGCTGATGCCGGTGTATGTCGATATTCTCGGGAAGGTAGTGAGCGGTCACTGA